One segment of Anastrepha obliqua isolate idAnaObli1 chromosome 3, idAnaObli1_1.0, whole genome shotgun sequence DNA contains the following:
- the LOC129240646 gene encoding uncharacterized protein LOC129240646: MKRIRQEKRTLAEFHCEVSKALNLALTKVEMDSSGNPSPMKEYANKEAVRTFILGLNSKYTSGTLYSHNPNDLETAYAIASTIYHDNVNSQFDIPQYNQHRQYNSTLQYQNQGRKYYEIPQRYRPKVQVQYNHTAPRQQHEPMNVAPSQQYTRSANRNHSAPQQNSYDRQMQGLAPNNPFRGDPQKRDRNPSSRNYNTQQKVQRVNQIREEKL; this comes from the coding sequence ATGAAGAGAATAAGGCAGGAAAAAAGAACCTTGGCAGAGTTCCATTGCGAAGTCAGTAAGGCACTTAATCTTGCACTCACTAAAGTTGAGATGGATAGCTCAGGAAATCCATCACCTATGAAAGAATATGCGAACAAGGAAGCTGTAAGGACATTCATTCTTGGTCTGAATAGCAAATATACCAGCGGCACCCTATATAGCCACAATCCAAATGACTTAGAAACCGCTTACGCTATCGCAAGTACAATATACCACGATAACGTGAACTCACAGTTCGACATTCCGCAATATAATCAGCACAGACAATATAATAGTACATTGCAGTATCAAAACCAAGGCAGAAAATATTACGAGATACCACAAAGGTACAGACCCAAAGTACAGGTGCAATACAATCACACTGCACCCAGGCAACAGCACGAACCAATGAACGTAGCTCCATCACAACAGTACACGAGATCCGCAAATAGGAATCATTCTGCTCCACAACAAAACAGCTATGACCGCCAAATGCAAGGATTAGCTCCAAATAATCCATTTCGAGGAGATCCTCAAAAAAGAGACCGAAATCCTTCATCTCGTAACTACAACACACAACAGAAGGTACAACGTGTGAACCAAATACGCGAGGAAAAACTTTAA